AACCTCAAGCAGTTTGGGTTCGCACTTGGAACCTACTCGGCCGACTATCAGGACCGCATCTACGCGTTCACCTGGAACGATCAGGACGACATCCGCCGCAACCGACAGAGCGATGCGGGTGGGCCGCTGACCGGCACCACGGCGATCCAGGCTTCGGCGGCTCAGGCCACCGACATCATCCGCTACCGCGCCAACCGCCCGGACTTCAACCAGCCCTCGAGTTGGATTCCCAACGTGCTGTACACGCACCTGGTGGTGAACGATTACCTGGCCCAGAAGCTACCCGAGAAGATGGTCGTCTCGCCCATGGACAAGTACCGCCTCCAATGGCAAGAGGACCCGCAGAACCTGTTCGACCAGAACTACTGGTTCCCATACCAGGAGCCGGCGAGCAATCCCAACATCCGTTGGCCCTACAGCTCGAGCTATCAGGTGGTGCCGGCGACGTACGACGCCTCGCAGGAGGGCAGCCGGATCTACCAGAACCCCAGCAGCCATCGCTCCTATTTCATCCCCGGCGGCGCCAAGATCGGCGAGCTGCGAATCACCGCGGTCGATGCGCCCGCCCAGAAGGTGTTCATGCACGACAGCAACGACCGCTACAGCAAGCAGGAGCTCTTCTTCGCCTTCCCGGATGCCAAGTCCACGATCCTGATGTTCGACCTTTCGGCCGGCCAGCGTGTCACCGACGACGCCAACCTGGGCTGGGATCCGCGGTCGCCGCGCTCCACGACACCCATGCGCTTCGTGTTCGACGCTTCGTCATCTGCCTGGGAGCCCCAGGCCCGCAGCCCCTCGCCGGTCAACGGCTACTACCGCTGGACCCGCGGCGGCCTGAAGGGCATCGACTTCGGCGGCACCGAGATCGATACCGGCCAGCTCCGCTGATCAACTCGTGAGGGTGCCGATTCGACCCGCGGATTGGCAAAAATCCGACATGAAAGCCGTTCGACCCGCGATTTAGTCTGGAATCGCGGGTCGTTTTCGGTTAGTCTGAGGTTCAGATCGTGTAACGCCCGAGTTTGTTCGGTATTCTTCCGGATTATCGCGGGATGTGTTCAAGGACGACCTGGACCGAAGGGGACCCATCATGAAGAACACGCGTGCCGCTGCCACGGCCAGCCTCCGCCAGAAGATGCGCGGATTTACCCTCATCGAGCTGCTGGTGGTCATCGCCATCATCGCGCTGCTCATCAGCGTCTTGCTGCCCGCCCTTGGCGAGGCCCGCAAGACCGCCCGCCTGGCCATCGACCTGGGCAACCTGAAGCAGTTCGGCTTCGCCTTGGGCACGTACTCGGCCGACTACCAGGACCGCATCTACGCGTTCACCTGGAACGATCAGGACGACATCCGCCGCAACCAGCAGTCCGAAGGCGGTCCGCTGAGTGGTGGCTCGCCCATCGCCGCAACGGCCGCTCAGGCTACCGACATCATCCGCTACCGGGCGAACCGCCCGGACTTCAACCAGCCCGGCGGCTGGATCCCCAACGTCCTCTACACCCACCTGGTGGTGAACGACTACCTCGCCCAGAAGCTGCCCGAGAAGATGGTCGTCTCGCCCATGGACAAGTACCGCCTGCAGTGGCAGGAGGATCCCAAGAACCTGTTCGACCAGAACTACTGGTTCCCGTTCCAGGAACCGGCCTCGGGCTCGAACAAGCGCTGGCCCTACAGCTCGAGCTATCAGGTGGTTCCCGCCTCGTATGACGCGTCGCAAGAGGGCAGCCGCATCAGCCAGGCCACCCACCGCTCCTACTTCGTTCCGGGCACCGTCAAGCTGGGCGACCTGCGCATCACCGCGGTGGATGCGCCGGCCCAGAAGGTCTTCATGCACGACAACGTCGATCGCTACGCCAAGACCGAGCTCTACCACGCCTTCCCCGACGCCAAGGCGACCATCCTCATGTTCGACCTCTCGGCCAACGTCCGGGTGACCGATGATTCGAACCCGGGCTGGATGCCCAATTCGCCTCGTTCGACCAGCCCCACGCGCTACCAGTTCGTGGGCGGCTCGGCCTGGGAGCCCCAGGCTCGTGCCGACTCGATCGTAACGGGCTACTACCGCTGGACCCGCGGCGGCCTGAAGGGCATCGACTACGGCGGCACCGAGATCAACACCGGCCAGCTCCGCTGAGCCAGGCTCGCCAACCGATCCTCCAGAAGGAAACTTGCCGGCCGGGGTGGGAACACTCAGGCCGGTTTGCCTGTTAAGATATCGTGACGGAAAATTTGCGCGTGCCACCTGTCTCCATGCATCCAAGGCGGCATGACACGCGTACAACCACCGTTTGGAGCCTGCCGAGCCGCTTCGATCCGGACTCGGCATCCCACCTGTTCGGCATACGGCCGGATCGAGAAACGACCCGAGCAACGCTCGGCACGGTATCCAAGGAGCCCCCCTCGTGGGAGGCAGTGGAGGACACACGCAACATGATCACTCTCGCTGACCGCATCCGCCGTTCTCGCGGCGCCACCTCCGGCCGATCGGGCTTCACGCTCATCGAGCTGCTGGTGGTCATCGCCATCATCGCGCTGCTCATCAGCGTCTTGCTGCCCGCCCTTGGCGAGGCTCGCAAGACCGCCCGCCTGGCAATCGACCTGGGCAACCT
This portion of the Phycisphaerales bacterium genome encodes:
- a CDS encoding type II secretion system protein; protein product: MKNTRAAATASLRQKMRGFTLIELLVVIAIIALLISVLLPALGEARKTARLAIDLGNLKQFGFALGTYSADYQDRIYAFTWNDQDDIRRNQQSEGGPLSGGSPIAATAAQATDIIRYRANRPDFNQPGGWIPNVLYTHLVVNDYLAQKLPEKMVVSPMDKYRLQWQEDPKNLFDQNYWFPFQEPASGSNKRWPYSSSYQVVPASYDASQEGSRISQATHRSYFVPGTVKLGDLRITAVDAPAQKVFMHDNVDRYAKTELYHAFPDAKATILMFDLSANVRVTDDSNPGWMPNSPRSTSPTRYQFVGGSAWEPQARADSIVTGYYRWTRGGLKGIDYGGTEINTGQLR
- a CDS encoding type II secretion system protein, which translates into the protein MLRNILNHTGTNGVRRGFTLIELLVVIAIIALLISVLLPALGEARKTARLAIDLGNLKQFGFALGTYSADYQDRIYAFTWNDQDDIRRNRQSDAGGPLTGTTAIQASAAQATDIIRYRANRPDFNQPSSWIPNVLYTHLVVNDYLAQKLPEKMVVSPMDKYRLQWQEDPQNLFDQNYWFPYQEPASNPNIRWPYSSSYQVVPATYDASQEGSRIYQNPSSHRSYFIPGGAKIGELRITAVDAPAQKVFMHDSNDRYSKQELFFAFPDAKSTILMFDLSAGQRVTDDANLGWDPRSPRSTTPMRFVFDASSSAWEPQARSPSPVNGYYRWTRGGLKGIDFGGTEIDTGQLR